One part of the Rutidosis leptorrhynchoides isolate AG116_Rl617_1_P2 chromosome 1, CSIRO_AGI_Rlap_v1, whole genome shotgun sequence genome encodes these proteins:
- the LOC139860436 gene encoding monothiol glutaredoxin-S4-like — translation MILSNPMYNSLSHPHFKQQTNTYTTISKTYLIPYFSVQIMDRVKRMVSERHVVIFSKSSCILSHTIIKSLYSDFGVNPTVYELDEISRGREIEQALCGLGCSTVPAVFVGGELVGGANEIMSLQLKMGLKPMLIKAGALWVRLIIYNT, via the coding sequence ATGATCCTCTCAAATCCCATGTATAACTCCCTATCTCACCCACATTTCAAACAACAAACTAATACATACACTACAATCTCTAAAACATATCTAATTCCATATTTTAGTGTGCAAATTATGGACAGAGTGAAGAGAATGGTTTCTGAGAGGCATGTGGTCATCTTCAGTAAGAGTTCTTGCATTTTGTCTCACACAATTATTAAGTCTCTTTATAGTGACTTTGGTGTGAACCCTACGGTTTACGAGCTTGATGAGATATCGAGAGGCCGAGAAATAGAGCAAGCGTTGTGTGGGCTCGGGTGTAGTACGGTTCCTGCTGTCTTCGTTGGTGGTGAGTTGGTTGGTGGAGCTAATGAGATTATGAGTCTTCAACTCAAAATGGGCTTGAAGCCCATGCTCATCAAGGCTGGAGCTTTATGGGTtcgattaattatatataatacctGA
- the LOC139860425 gene encoding monothiol glutaredoxin-S2-like codes for MDMVMRMVSESGPVVIFSRTSCCISHSIKNLFYQLGVNPVVFELDEINKGREIEQSLLKRGRNPPAVFIGGDFVGGANKIMSLHLEQSLLPMLINAGALLQHPAAVD; via the coding sequence ATGGATATGGTGATGCGAATGGTGTCTGAGTCGGGTCCAGTGGTGATATTTAGTAGGACTTCATGTTGCATATCTCACTCAATAAAGAATCTCTTCTATCAACTTGGAGTGAACCCTGTGGTTTTCGAGCTAGATGAAATCAACAAAGGACGTGAAATCGAGCAAAGTTTGTTGAAGCGTGGACGAAACCCTCCTGCCGTGTTCATAGGAGGCGATTTTGTTGGTGGGGCCAATAAGATTATGAGCCTTCACCTTGAGCAGTCTTTACTACCTATGCTCATAAATGCAGGAGCCCTGTTACAGCATCCAGCTGCTGTTGACTAG
- the LOC139860431 gene encoding monothiol glutaredoxin-S4-like, with product MDRVKMMVSERPVVIFSKKSCILSYTIKSLFNDLGVHPVVYELDDITRGREIEQALSVNGRTTAPTIYIGGELVGGANEILSLHLKQELKPMLIRAGALWL from the coding sequence ATGGACAGAGTGAAAATGATGGTTTCAGAGAGGCCTGTGGTGATCTTCAGTAAGAAATCTTGTATCTTGTCGTACACAATTAAGTCTCTATTTAACGACTTAGGTGTACATCCTGTAGTTTATGAGCTTGATGACATCACTAGAGGTCGAGAGATCGAGCAAGCATTGTCTGTGAATGGGCGTACTACAGCCCCAACAATCTATATCGGCGGTGAGTTAGTTGGTGGTGCTAACGAGATACTGAGTCTGCATCTTAAGCAAGAGTTGAAGCCAATGCTCATCAGGGCTGGAGCCTTGTGGCTTTGA